The Chanodichthys erythropterus isolate Z2021 chromosome 14, ASM2448905v1, whole genome shotgun sequence genome window below encodes:
- the klf5b gene encoding Krueppel-like factor 5, whose product MIKQDMDGYLPPQFHVLSDHKKFCQDNSLTMDQGAPYSINMNVFLPDVTYLRTGMCRPVRSATTQIKTEPVHSSFNYSSCHGSAAPAMTHAEYTNLYSPAAETGNNVYIKPETPSLEFPEVPMFQLLNSELEPNVPGGHSCTDSHNASCPPMSTYNGIHPPSSHVAERPLCNMGSSGYSLPAQFGQHPQKRAAYLPPSPPNSEPGSPDRRKELIQNLSPPPSYAASMASKMACLTPGPALSVQTQAVPAQYNRRNNPDLDKRRIHHCDVPGCKKVYTKSSHLKAHLRTHTGEKPYKCSWEGCDWRFARSDELTRHFRKHTGAKPFQCAVCSRCFSRSDHLALHMKRHQN is encoded by the exons ATG ATCAAACAAGACATGGATGGATACCTGCCGCCTCAGTTTCACGTGTTGTCAGACCATAAGAAGTTTTGTCAAGACAATTCCCTGACGATGGACCAAGGCGCGCCATACAGCATAAACATGAATGTTTTCTTACCTGACGTCACCTATCTACGAACCGGCATGTGCAGACCCGTTCGCTCCGCAACGACACAGATAAAGACGGAACCGGTGCATTCGTCTTTCAACTACTCCAGCTGCCACGGCTCCGCTGCGCCTGCCATGACGCACGCAGAGTACACGAACCTCTACAGCCCAGCTGCAGAAACGGGTAACAATGTTTACATCAAGCCCGAGACGCCGTCCCTCGAATTTCCAGAAGTTCCGATGTTTCAGCTGTTGAATTCGGAGCTTGAGCCCAATGTGCCTGGAGGCCACTCTTGCACAGATTCCCACAATGCCTCATGCCCTCCGATGTCAACGTATAATGGCATTCACCCACCATCCAGTCATGTTGCAGAAAGACCTCTTTGTAATATGGGCAGCAGTGGATATTCTCTACCTGCCCAGTTTGGTCAGCATCCTCAGAAGAGGGCGGCCTATCTACCACCCTCCCCTCCTAACTCAGAACCGGGCAGCCCAGACAGGAGGAAAGAACTCATACAGAACTTATCGCCACCTCCGTCGTATGCTGCCAGCATGGCATCTAAAATGGCGTGTCTTACCCCCGGACCAGCACTTTCTGTCCAAACACAAGCAGTACCTGCACAATACAACCGCAGGAACAATCCCGATCTAGACAAAAGGAGGATACATCACTGCGATGTACCCG GATGTAAGAAGGTCTACACCAAGTCCTCACATTTGAAGGCCCATTTACGTACTCACACAG GCGAAAAGCCATACAAGTGCTCATGGGAGGGGTGCGACTGGCGCTTCGCCCGTTCTGACGAGCTAACGCGCCACTTCAGGAAGCACACGGGGGCCAAACCTTTCCAGTGCGCCGTATGTAGCCGTTGCTTCTCCCGATCGGACCACCTGGCCCTCCACATGAAAAGACACCAGAACTAG